A genomic stretch from Triplophysa dalaica isolate WHDGS20190420 chromosome 4, ASM1584641v1, whole genome shotgun sequence includes:
- the LOC130419512 gene encoding unconventional myosin-XVIIIa-like isoform X2, which yields MATASSNGFQLVVPETAKRAEADSSGFTVPCHLSPEISAVDMEIRWFKETDCVCLYKNRHMIEGRSYKGNARQFTDVLEKGDVSLSLTRFRESDVGDYVCQVTSGDRTEEITVQVKRHSTKSSWDRVQEMLEMQEGIFRIHIDDINRTWTEEERLEMEESALMAELKNPGDLKNFITEKDTKITHLEEHKERSLLEKDQFIQEKDTILLENKQTLEMKDKELEKSKHQLETLRNEVHEVKLQLDEQKNKFTNQEKLLEEHKQQQQQYDETIKRLHSEVERLKEVSSTHLAELNEKCKCLEDTEKPLTVRDIQINDLEKSKETALEEKDRLLYNAIDKLKQTTTEAEEKQREIEEKNKLMSEKETLLENAVKELETSKHQLETLRNELKEMKLELDETGYKNSLLQVQLEEKQQLKSSEMVLTTPVRRSKSMEWNPPKISGETAPVMVSGSELRLVLLGSAESEKSVAGNIILRREKNQTDTSAETQQSEIKQEEVDGKQVTVVETSDWFCSGLSLEEVRQDVRRCIRLSAPGPHAFLLVIPVHQSTGVVREMKEKIEEIFGQRWWENTLILFTVTENEQEKNIEDFVQSGNQEIQRLVEKCGNRFHCLNIHQSEDGSQVSELLEKIEKMMEGNTERSYRSEIYLEVESQIRAMEKKHHKRQRGEQGERE from the exons ATGGCAACTGCTAGCAGCA ATGGGTTTCAGCTTGTTGTTCCTGAAACAGCTAAAAGAGCTGAGGCTGATTCATCTGGATTTACTGTGCCATGTCACCTGTCACCTGAAATCAGTGCTGTTGACATGGAGATCAGATGGTTTAAGGAGACGGACTGTGTGTGTCTCTATAAGAACAGACACATGATAGAGGGGAGAAGCTATAAGGGGAACGCACGACAGTTCACAGATGTGCTGGAGAAAGGAGATGTTTCCTTATCGTTGACTCGCTTTAGAGAGTCAGATGTGGGAGATTATGTGTGTCAGGTCACCAGTGGAGACAGAACAGAAGAAATAACAGTTCAAGTAAAAAGACATAGTACTAAATCAAGTTGGG ATCGCGTGCAAGAAATGTTGGAGATGCAGGAAGGTATATTCAGAATTCACATTGATGAC ATTAACAGAACATGGACTGAAGAGGAGAGATTAGAAATGGAGGAGTCTGCTTTAATGGCAG AGTTGAAGAATCCTGGCGATTTGAAAAACTTCATAActgaaaaagacacaaaaatcacacatttaGAGGAGCACAAAGAAAGATCTCTTCTAGAAAAGGACCAATTCATACAGGAGAAAGACACTATTCTGCTAGAGAACAAACAGACACTTGAAATGAAGGACAAAGAGCTGGAAAAAAGTAAACATCAACTGGAGACACTGAGAAATGAAGTACATGAGGTGAAACTGCAACTGgatgaacaaaaaaacaaattcactaATCAGGAGAAACTTCTAGAAGAACACAAACAACAGCAGCAACAATATG atgaaacaataaaaaggcTTCATTCTGAAGTAGAGAGACTAAAAGAGGTGTCATCAACGCATTTAGCTG agttgaatgaaaaatgtaaatgtctagaagACACAGAGAAACCTTTAACTGTAAGAGACATACAGATTAATGATCTTGAGAAAAGCAAAGAAACAGCTTTAGAGGAAAAGGACAGACTTCTGTACAACGCCATTGATAAATTGAAACAAACAACCACAGAGGCcgaagaaaaacaaagagagattgaagagaaaaataaactgatgAGTGAGAAAGAGACGCTGCTGGAGAACGCAGTCAAAGAGCTGGAAACCAGTAAACATCAACTGGAGACACTGAGAAATGAACTAAAGGAAATGAAGCTGGAACTGGACGAAACCGGCTACAAGAACAGCCTACTACAAGTACAGCTGGAGGAGAAACAACAACTGAAGAGTTCTG AAATGGTCTTAACAACACCAGTAAGAAGAAGTAAGAGCATGGAGTGGAATCCTCCAAAGA TTAGTGGAGAAACAGCTCCAGTGATGGTTTCTGGATCAGAGCTCAGGCTGGTTCTGCTGGGCAGTGCTGAATCTGAGAAAAGTGTAGCAGGAAACATCATCCTGAGAAGAGAGAAGAATCAGACTGATACATCAGCAGAGACACAGCAGAGTGAGATCAAACAGGAGGAGGTGGATGGGAAGCAGGTGACTGTGGTGGAAACTTCTGACTGGTTCTGTTCTGGACTCTCTCTGGAGGAAGTGAGACAAGATGTAAGACGCTGTATCCGTCTGTCTGCTCCAGGACCTCACGCCTTCCTCCTGGTCATACCAGTGCATCAATCTACTGGAGTAGTGAGAGAGATGAAGGAGAAAATTGAGGAGATTTTTGGGCAGAGATGGTGGGAGAACACCTTGATTCTTTTTACAGTCACTGAAAATGAACAAGAGAAGAACATTGAGGATTTTGTTCAATCAGGGAATCAGGAGATCCAGAGACTTGTAGAGAAATGTGGGAACAGGTTTCACTGTCTGAACATTCATCAGAGTGAAGATGGTTCACAGGTCTCAGAGCTGCTAGAGAAGATTGAGAAGATGATGGAaggaaacacagagagatcCTACAGAAGTGAGATCTACCTGGAGGTAGAGTCTCAGATCAGAgcaatggagaaaaaacatcataagagacagagaggagaacaaggagagagagaatag
- the LOC130419512 gene encoding unconventional myosin-XVIIIa-like isoform X1: protein MATASSNGFQLVVPETAKRAEADSSGFTVPCHLSPEISAVDMEIRWFKETDCVCLYKNRHMIEGRSYKGNARQFTDVLEKGDVSLSLTRFRESDVGDYVCQVTSGDRTEEITVQVKRHSTKSSWDRVQEMLEMQEGIFRIHIDDQINRTWTEEERLEMEESALMAELKNPGDLKNFITEKDTKITHLEEHKERSLLEKDQFIQEKDTILLENKQTLEMKDKELEKSKHQLETLRNEVHEVKLQLDEQKNKFTNQEKLLEEHKQQQQQYDETIKRLHSEVERLKEVSSTHLAELNEKCKCLEDTEKPLTVRDIQINDLEKSKETALEEKDRLLYNAIDKLKQTTTEAEEKQREIEEKNKLMSEKETLLENAVKELETSKHQLETLRNELKEMKLELDETGYKNSLLQVQLEEKQQLKSSEMVLTTPVRRSKSMEWNPPKISGETAPVMVSGSELRLVLLGSAESEKSVAGNIILRREKNQTDTSAETQQSEIKQEEVDGKQVTVVETSDWFCSGLSLEEVRQDVRRCIRLSAPGPHAFLLVIPVHQSTGVVREMKEKIEEIFGQRWWENTLILFTVTENEQEKNIEDFVQSGNQEIQRLVEKCGNRFHCLNIHQSEDGSQVSELLEKIEKMMEGNTERSYRSEIYLEVESQIRAMEKKHHKRQRGEQGERE, encoded by the exons ATGGCAACTGCTAGCAGCA ATGGGTTTCAGCTTGTTGTTCCTGAAACAGCTAAAAGAGCTGAGGCTGATTCATCTGGATTTACTGTGCCATGTCACCTGTCACCTGAAATCAGTGCTGTTGACATGGAGATCAGATGGTTTAAGGAGACGGACTGTGTGTGTCTCTATAAGAACAGACACATGATAGAGGGGAGAAGCTATAAGGGGAACGCACGACAGTTCACAGATGTGCTGGAGAAAGGAGATGTTTCCTTATCGTTGACTCGCTTTAGAGAGTCAGATGTGGGAGATTATGTGTGTCAGGTCACCAGTGGAGACAGAACAGAAGAAATAACAGTTCAAGTAAAAAGACATAGTACTAAATCAAGTTGGG ATCGCGTGCAAGAAATGTTGGAGATGCAGGAAGGTATATTCAGAATTCACATTGATGAC CAGATTAACAGAACATGGACTGAAGAGGAGAGATTAGAAATGGAGGAGTCTGCTTTAATGGCAG AGTTGAAGAATCCTGGCGATTTGAAAAACTTCATAActgaaaaagacacaaaaatcacacatttaGAGGAGCACAAAGAAAGATCTCTTCTAGAAAAGGACCAATTCATACAGGAGAAAGACACTATTCTGCTAGAGAACAAACAGACACTTGAAATGAAGGACAAAGAGCTGGAAAAAAGTAAACATCAACTGGAGACACTGAGAAATGAAGTACATGAGGTGAAACTGCAACTGgatgaacaaaaaaacaaattcactaATCAGGAGAAACTTCTAGAAGAACACAAACAACAGCAGCAACAATATG atgaaacaataaaaaggcTTCATTCTGAAGTAGAGAGACTAAAAGAGGTGTCATCAACGCATTTAGCTG agttgaatgaaaaatgtaaatgtctagaagACACAGAGAAACCTTTAACTGTAAGAGACATACAGATTAATGATCTTGAGAAAAGCAAAGAAACAGCTTTAGAGGAAAAGGACAGACTTCTGTACAACGCCATTGATAAATTGAAACAAACAACCACAGAGGCcgaagaaaaacaaagagagattgaagagaaaaataaactgatgAGTGAGAAAGAGACGCTGCTGGAGAACGCAGTCAAAGAGCTGGAAACCAGTAAACATCAACTGGAGACACTGAGAAATGAACTAAAGGAAATGAAGCTGGAACTGGACGAAACCGGCTACAAGAACAGCCTACTACAAGTACAGCTGGAGGAGAAACAACAACTGAAGAGTTCTG AAATGGTCTTAACAACACCAGTAAGAAGAAGTAAGAGCATGGAGTGGAATCCTCCAAAGA TTAGTGGAGAAACAGCTCCAGTGATGGTTTCTGGATCAGAGCTCAGGCTGGTTCTGCTGGGCAGTGCTGAATCTGAGAAAAGTGTAGCAGGAAACATCATCCTGAGAAGAGAGAAGAATCAGACTGATACATCAGCAGAGACACAGCAGAGTGAGATCAAACAGGAGGAGGTGGATGGGAAGCAGGTGACTGTGGTGGAAACTTCTGACTGGTTCTGTTCTGGACTCTCTCTGGAGGAAGTGAGACAAGATGTAAGACGCTGTATCCGTCTGTCTGCTCCAGGACCTCACGCCTTCCTCCTGGTCATACCAGTGCATCAATCTACTGGAGTAGTGAGAGAGATGAAGGAGAAAATTGAGGAGATTTTTGGGCAGAGATGGTGGGAGAACACCTTGATTCTTTTTACAGTCACTGAAAATGAACAAGAGAAGAACATTGAGGATTTTGTTCAATCAGGGAATCAGGAGATCCAGAGACTTGTAGAGAAATGTGGGAACAGGTTTCACTGTCTGAACATTCATCAGAGTGAAGATGGTTCACAGGTCTCAGAGCTGCTAGAGAAGATTGAGAAGATGATGGAaggaaacacagagagatcCTACAGAAGTGAGATCTACCTGGAGGTAGAGTCTCAGATCAGAgcaatggagaaaaaacatcataagagacagagaggagaacaaggagagagagaatag
- the LOC130419512 gene encoding unconventional myosin-XVIIIa-like isoform X3 has protein sequence METVVYRVQEMLEMQEGIFRIHIDDINRTWTEEERLEMEESALMAELKNPGDLKNFITEKDTKITHLEEHKERSLLEKDQFIQEKDTILLENKQTLEMKDKELEKSKHQLETLRNEVHEVKLQLDEQKNKFTNQEKLLEEHKQQQQQYDETIKRLHSEVERLKEVSSTHLAELNEKCKCLEDTEKPLTVRDIQINDLEKSKETALEEKDRLLYNAIDKLKQTTTEAEEKQREIEEKNKLMSEKETLLENAVKELETSKHQLETLRNELKEMKLELDETGYKNSLLQVQLEEKQQLKSSEMVLTTPVRRSKSMEWNPPKISGETAPVMVSGSELRLVLLGSAESEKSVAGNIILRREKNQTDTSAETQQSEIKQEEVDGKQVTVVETSDWFCSGLSLEEVRQDVRRCIRLSAPGPHAFLLVIPVHQSTGVVREMKEKIEEIFGQRWWENTLILFTVTENEQEKNIEDFVQSGNQEIQRLVEKCGNRFHCLNIHQSEDGSQVSELLEKIEKMMEGNTERSYRSEIYLEVESQIRAMEKKHHKRQRGEQGERE, from the exons ATGGAGACTGTAGTGT ATCGCGTGCAAGAAATGTTGGAGATGCAGGAAGGTATATTCAGAATTCACATTGATGAC ATTAACAGAACATGGACTGAAGAGGAGAGATTAGAAATGGAGGAGTCTGCTTTAATGGCAG AGTTGAAGAATCCTGGCGATTTGAAAAACTTCATAActgaaaaagacacaaaaatcacacatttaGAGGAGCACAAAGAAAGATCTCTTCTAGAAAAGGACCAATTCATACAGGAGAAAGACACTATTCTGCTAGAGAACAAACAGACACTTGAAATGAAGGACAAAGAGCTGGAAAAAAGTAAACATCAACTGGAGACACTGAGAAATGAAGTACATGAGGTGAAACTGCAACTGgatgaacaaaaaaacaaattcactaATCAGGAGAAACTTCTAGAAGAACACAAACAACAGCAGCAACAATATG atgaaacaataaaaaggcTTCATTCTGAAGTAGAGAGACTAAAAGAGGTGTCATCAACGCATTTAGCTG agttgaatgaaaaatgtaaatgtctagaagACACAGAGAAACCTTTAACTGTAAGAGACATACAGATTAATGATCTTGAGAAAAGCAAAGAAACAGCTTTAGAGGAAAAGGACAGACTTCTGTACAACGCCATTGATAAATTGAAACAAACAACCACAGAGGCcgaagaaaaacaaagagagattgaagagaaaaataaactgatgAGTGAGAAAGAGACGCTGCTGGAGAACGCAGTCAAAGAGCTGGAAACCAGTAAACATCAACTGGAGACACTGAGAAATGAACTAAAGGAAATGAAGCTGGAACTGGACGAAACCGGCTACAAGAACAGCCTACTACAAGTACAGCTGGAGGAGAAACAACAACTGAAGAGTTCTG AAATGGTCTTAACAACACCAGTAAGAAGAAGTAAGAGCATGGAGTGGAATCCTCCAAAGA TTAGTGGAGAAACAGCTCCAGTGATGGTTTCTGGATCAGAGCTCAGGCTGGTTCTGCTGGGCAGTGCTGAATCTGAGAAAAGTGTAGCAGGAAACATCATCCTGAGAAGAGAGAAGAATCAGACTGATACATCAGCAGAGACACAGCAGAGTGAGATCAAACAGGAGGAGGTGGATGGGAAGCAGGTGACTGTGGTGGAAACTTCTGACTGGTTCTGTTCTGGACTCTCTCTGGAGGAAGTGAGACAAGATGTAAGACGCTGTATCCGTCTGTCTGCTCCAGGACCTCACGCCTTCCTCCTGGTCATACCAGTGCATCAATCTACTGGAGTAGTGAGAGAGATGAAGGAGAAAATTGAGGAGATTTTTGGGCAGAGATGGTGGGAGAACACCTTGATTCTTTTTACAGTCACTGAAAATGAACAAGAGAAGAACATTGAGGATTTTGTTCAATCAGGGAATCAGGAGATCCAGAGACTTGTAGAGAAATGTGGGAACAGGTTTCACTGTCTGAACATTCATCAGAGTGAAGATGGTTCACAGGTCTCAGAGCTGCTAGAGAAGATTGAGAAGATGATGGAaggaaacacagagagatcCTACAGAAGTGAGATCTACCTGGAGGTAGAGTCTCAGATCAGAgcaatggagaaaaaacatcataagagacagagaggagaacaaggagagagagaatag